In Mangifera indica cultivar Alphonso chromosome 1, CATAS_Mindica_2.1, whole genome shotgun sequence, a single genomic region encodes these proteins:
- the LOC123192183 gene encoding uncharacterized protein LOC123192183 → MESESEIHPHSPHPNTHVNLHLQHSCGLLTLIPSVRQDQTPPIGAPETKKKNRRVLRTARQRRLQRIKISTRLYHRKLKAQIAYLTRENERLKEIEDLRLAAGLKVQLKRSLSSHF, encoded by the exons ATGGAATCAGAATCTGAAATCCACCCACATTCGCCTCATCCCAACACCCACGTTAATCTGCATCTGCAGCACTCTTGTGGTCTTTTGACCCTTATCCCTTCTGTTAGGCAAGACCAAACTCCTCCTATTGGAGCTCCTGAGACTAAAAAGAAGAACCGGAGAGTTTTAAGAACAGCTCGTCAGCGCCGCCTTCAGCGGATTAAAATAAGCACCAGG CTTTATCATCGGAAGCTTAAGGCGCAGATCGCCTATCTTACAAGggaaaatgaaagattaaaggAGATTGAAgat CTGCGGTTGGCTGCCGGATTGAAAGTTCAACTGAAGAGATCCCTGAGCTCTCATTTCTAA
- the LOC123227975 gene encoding uncharacterized protein LOC123227975: protein MDVLEAAKAYTEFEFQQVIKSLSRLHPEATTYLHEVGFDRWARAYFPSHRYNVMTTNIAESFNALVKHARGLPITMLIEFIRDACTNPVTPWVKDKIAKRVRKSSNLEVRPITERYQVLGSGQCQYDALVDLTEHTCRKFQLSKIPCMHVIAVARYMKLTTCLQWVHSYYSTAFYRTVYADAVNPLRDQSEWLHPEEATVIHPPYVHRHRAGRPANKNRRPSQGEVVEQLICSRCHQPGHTRQNYRSPIPVPSSVPSSSGRKKKDEK from the exons ATGGATGTACTGGAAGCAGCCAAGGCGTacactgaatttgaattccaacaGGTCATAAAGTCACTGTCCCGTTTGCACCCTGAGGCAACTACATATCTGCATGAAGTGGGTTTTGATCGATGGGCACGAGCATATTTTCCAAGTCAtaggtacaatgtaatgactaccaatattgctgagtcatttaatgccttgGTCAAACACGCTCGAGGTTTACCTATTACTATGCTGATCGAGTTCATTAGAG atgcTTGTACCAATCCAGTCACACCTTGGGTTAAAGATAAGATCGCAAAACGTGTACGGAAGTCTTCGAACTTAGAAGTGCGTCCTATAACTGAGCGATACCAGGTTCTTGGTAGTGGCCAATgccaatatgatgccctggtAGACCTGACGGAGCAtacttgtagaaaatttcaattatcaaagattCCCTGCATGCACGTTATTGCTGTagccagatatatgaagctTACAACTTGCCTTCAATGGGTGCATTCATACTACAGCACAGCTTTTTATCGAACAGTTTATGCAGACGCAGTCAATCCATTGAGAGATCAGTCAGAGTGGCTTCATCCGGAGGAGGCAACTGTTATCCACCCACCATATGTGCATCGTCATCGTGCAGGACGTCCAGCAAATAAAAATAGACGGCCTTCTCAAGGAgaggttgttgaacaacttatctgtAGCCGATGTCATCAACCTGGACATACAAGACAAAACTACAGAAGCCCTATTCCAGTACCTAGTtctgtaccatcaagttcaggaagaaagaagaaagatgagaaATAA
- the LOC123226318 gene encoding la-related protein 1C-like: protein MSSQGVDSSNNGVTGPNQSRGGAGGGMKAVAVSSPWTQVVQGESGAIASASLSPSVSSTAVAVVEQVGDESADCGTGNAGKKSAWNKLSNGAPDVGTVMGAHAWPALSETTRGSSARSSSESLKGLSDGSSSSSVSQGTGTANSAFQKQGNNNGNPNSTSNYTARTRQRSIKRNGAVSFSNGDLTDQSALQGPAVEGPINNHSPRDLSQQRGSFRNRNGNSHPGRDGSQHPNYGGRRDHDRGNQDWNAHRNFNSRDGHMQHQRVVQRFVRHPPPPPPPPLASSSQYIPPLPVRPFGNHIGFPEFPSPAYYVPAPHSEALRGVPFVAPPPLHALFFPALDPHLHSSIVKQIDYYFSNENLIRDTYLRQNMDDQGWVPITLIAGFRKVSLLTNSIQLILDALRSSTVVEVQGDKIRKRNDWMRWIIPPGQFSGVPSGKSSQDKLAFSFRNLSLEQKNANHNNATSRSSSGDLSVETVQGVTDLSNSGDLSMGTGHGGPDRSISAGNAN, encoded by the exons ATGTCTAGCCAGGGTGTAGATAGCAGTAACAACGGCGTCACTGGCCCCAACCAATCACGTGGTGGTGCCGGCGGCGGCATGAAGGCAGTCGCAGTTTCGTCTCCATGGACGCAAGTCGTGCAAGGCGAATCTGGTGCGATCGCGTCCGCTTCTTTATCGCCGTCAGTGTCGTCAACGGCTGTGGCTGTGGTTGAGCAAGTTGGGGATGAAAGTGCGGACTGTGGGACTGGCAATGCTGGCAAAAAGTCAGCGTGGAACAAGCTGTCAAACGGGGCTCCGGATGTTGGGACAGTGATGGGGGCTCATGCATGGCCCGCTTTATCGGAAACTACTAGGGGCTCTTCGGCAAGGTCGTCTTCTGAATCGTTGAAAGGTTTATCTGATGGATCATCGTCATCATCGGTTTCGCAG GGCACTGGAACGGCAAATTCAGCATTTCAGAAGCAGGGTAATAATAATGGAAACCCTAATTCAACTTCAAACTATACAGCCCGGACACGCCAAAGATCTATAAAGCGTAATGGCGCCGTTTCTTTTTCAAACGGTGACCTTACTGATCAATCAGCCCTGCAGGGTCCTGCTGTTGAAGGTCCCATAAACAATCACTCTCCAAGAGATCTTTCCCAGCAACGTGGTTCATTCAGGAATCGCAATGGTAATTCACATCCTGGTAGAGATGGTTCTCAACATCCCAATTATGGAGGTAGACGTGATCATGACCGTGGAAATCAAGATTGGAATGCTCACCGAAATTTTAATAGCAGAGATGGCCACATGCAGCACCAGAGGGTGGTGCAAAGGTTTGTTAGGCATCCGCCTCCGCCGCCACCACCACCATTAGCAAGTTCTAGCCAATATATTCCACCCCTCCCAGTGCGCCCTTTTGGCAACCACATTGGCTTTCCTG AGTTCCCATCGCCTGCATATTATGTTCCAGCTCCTCATTCAGAGGCACTTAGGGGTGTGCCTTTTGTTGCACCACCTCCACTGCATGCTTTGTTTTTCCCAGCTTTGGACCCTCATTTGCATTCTAGCATAGTTAAACAGATAGATTATTATTTCAG taatgaaaatttaattagagataCATACTTGCGGCAGAACATGGATGACCAGGGTTGGGTTCCTATTACTTTAATCGCAGGCTTCAGGAAA GTTTCCCTGTTAACTAATAGTATCCAACTGATTTTGGATGCATTGCGAAGTTCTACTGTTGTAGAAGTACAG ggtgACAAAATAAGGAAACGAAACGATTGGATGCGTTGGATAATACCTCCAGGTCAATTTTCTGGTGTTCCAAGCGGAAAGTCTAGTCAAGATAAATTGGCTTTTAGCTTCCGAAATCTTTCATTGGAACAGAAGAATGCTAACCACAATAATGCTACAAGTAGGTCATCATCTGGGGATTTAAGTGTGGAGACAGTTCAAGGGGTTACAGATCTATCTAATTCAGGGGATTTGAGTATGGGGACAGGTCATGGGGGTCCAGATCGATCTATTTCGGCTGGAAATGCAAATTAG